A genomic window from Silene latifolia isolate original U9 population chromosome Y, ASM4854445v1, whole genome shotgun sequence includes:
- the LOC141628649 gene encoding uncharacterized protein LOC141628649, protein MVRNILVTIPFAELITQIPPYAKFMKDIITRKREFGETATVAFMEESSSLISGKSPPKLKDPGSFSISCVIGYVVINRALCDLGASVSVMPYSIFAKLKLGHLKMTNITLQMADRSVRRPLDIAEDTRTQIILGRPFLCTAGAIIDVKLGRLTLEVGDDVIKFSLAETLSRPMIEDTCYSVDIIDESAYEFWSDSLVKDPQESLMFLYECADFSDDEDDVEQLLRITTDEIELSDVQLEQVENLAHTLCSVEVKVPERKALPSHLKYAFLDDTEQFPVIVSAKLNDGQLTALLTILKRNRKAMGYSLDDLKGISPDVCMHRIELEDDHKPCR, encoded by the exons AGAGGGAATTTGGTGAAACAGCTACTGTCGCcttcatggaagagtctagtagtcTAATTTCGGGAAAGTCTCCCCCTAAActgaaggacccgggtagtttctctatttctTGTGTTATAGGATATGTGGTGATAAATAGGGCGTTGTGTGACCttggagccagtgtcagtgtcatgccctattctatCTTTGCTAAGCTTAAATTGGGTCACCTAAAAATGACCAATATCACCCTACAGATGGCCGACAGATCTGTTAGACGGCCCTTAg atatTGCTGAGGATACCCGTACCCagattattttgggtagaccgtTTTTGTGTACAGCTGGagctattattgatgtcaaactcgGGCGGTTGACcctagaggtaggggatgatgtGATTAAGTTTAGTCTGGCCGAGACCTTGTCTAGAccgatgatagaggatacttgttactCTGTTGACATTATTGATGAGTCTGCTTACGAATTTTGGTCGGATTCCTTAGTTAAGGATCCGCAGGAGTCTTTGATGTTTCTATATGAGTGTGCAGATTTTTCAGATGACGAGGACGATGTCGAGCAGTTGCTTAGGATTACTACAGATGAGATAGAGCTGTCTGACGTTCAGCTGGAACAGGTAGAGAACTTGGCACACACTTTGTGCTCAGTCGAGGTAAAGGTCCCCGAGCGTAAAGCTCTTCCCTCTCACCTTAAGTATGCCTTTCTTGATGATACTGAGCAGTTTCCAGTGATTGTGAGTGCTAAGCTCAACGACGGACAATTAACTGCTTTATTGACTATTCTTAAGAGAAATAGGAAGGCGATGGGATATTCGTTGGATGaccttaagggcatcagccctgatgtcTGCATGCATAGGATTGAGCTAGAGgatgatcacaaaccttgcaggtaG